The Armatimonadota bacterium genome segment ATGGTGCTCGCCACCGTGGCGGCCCACGTACTGGATGCTGCCTTTGTGGGCAAGCGACTGGTGCGCTCCCTGCTCCTCCTGCCCTGGGCGGCTCCCGTGGCGCTGTCCTCCATGGCCTGGGTGTGGATCTTCGACTCCACCTTCAGCGTGATCAACTGGACCGCGAAGAAGCTGGGCCTCCTGCAGGGGTGGTGGTACTGGTTCGGAGACCCCGGGCTCGCCACCGTTGCCATCACCACCGTGCACGTGTGGCGCACCTTCCCCTTCGCCACCGTGGTGATCCTGGCAGGCATGGCCGCCATTCCCCAGGAGATCCGGGAGGCGGCCCTGATGGACGGAGCAGGGTTCTGGCGCAGGCTGTTTCACGTGAACCTGCCCATGCTGCTCCCGGTGGTGGCGGTGGCGGTGCTCTTCGGCCTTGTGTTCACCGCCACGGACTTCAGCGTGGTGTGGCTCCTGACCCGGGGAGGGCCCTACAACAGCACCCACGTGCTCAGCACCCTCGCCTTCCAGAGGGGAATCCTGGGCGCGAGCCTGGGCCAGGGGGCCGCGGTGGCCATCTTCCTCCTGCCCATCCTTCTGGTGGTGGCGGTGCTCCTGCTGCGGGTGGCCCGGAGGGCGGAGGTGGGGACTTGAAAGCCCGCAGGCTCGCCAAGTTCCTTCGGCGGGCGCTCCTGTACGCCGCGGCCCTGGCCTTCACCCTGTTCGCCGTCTTCCCTTTCTACTGGATGCTCATCACCGCCTTCAAACAGAACCGGGATCTGTACGTGGGGGCCACGAACCTGCAGCACATCCCCTGGATCTTCAACGAACCGCCCACCCTGCACCACGTGCGGCTCCTGTTCCTCAACACCCCCTACCTCCTGTGGCTTCGGAACACCGCCCTGGTGGGCGCCCTGGTGGTCCTCATCACCCTGCTGGTGGCGGTCCCCGCGGGCTACAGCCTCGCTCGCCTCGCGGGCCGGTGGGGGGAGCGGCTAGGGATCGGGATCTTCCTCACCTACCTCGTCCCGCCCACCCTGCTCTTCCTTCCCTTCGCCCGGGTGGTCTCGTGGCTCGGACTCCAGAACTCTCCTTGGGCCCTGGTGCTCGTCTATCCCACCTTCACCGTCCCGTTCTGCACTTGGCTCATGATGGGCTTCTTCCGATCCGTGCCCCGGGAGCTGGAGGAGCAGGGACTCGTGGACGGCTACAGCCGGCTCGCGGTGATCGGGAGGGTGGTGCTCCCCCTGGCGGTGCCCGGAATGCTCACCGTGGTCATCTTCGCCTTCACCCTGGTCCTGCAGGAATTCGTCTACGCCCTCACCTTCATCAGCCAGGTAGATCGCATGACCATCAGCCTGGGGGTTCCCGTGGCCCTGGTCCGGGGGGATGTGTTCTACTGGGGATCCCTCATGGCTGCCTGCTTTCTGACCAGCGTCCCCATTGCCGTGGTCTACTCTGCCTTCATGGACCGGTTCATCGCGGGCCTCACCGCGGGGGCCGTGAAAGGGTAGGAGGTCTGTCACGGGGGTATGAAGCTCCCGCGTTGACCCCTCCCGTGGCCGGCGGTACCATCGGATCAAACAGAGCCCCGGGAGGTCGGGATGCCCCTTGCCACGGAAGTCTATGGGCAGGCGGCCAGCACCCTGCGCAACGTGCTCTTTGAGGTCAAGAAGGTCATCGTGGGCCAGGACCTCATGCTGGAGCGGCTCCTGGTGGCCCTCCTTGCCCGAGGCCATGTGCTCATCGAGGGGGTCCCGGGGCTCGCGAAGACCCTCACGGTGAAGACCCTGGCCCGGGTCATCGGTGGAGAGTTCAAGCGGATCCAGTTCACCCCGGACCTCGTGCCCGCGGACCTCATCGGCACCCGCATCTACAACCAAGCCCGGGGGACCTTCGAGACGGAGCTGGGACCCATCTTTGCCAACCTGGTGCTGGCAGACGAGATCAACCGGGCTCCCGCCAAGGTGCAGTCGGCGCTTCTGGAGGCCATGCAGGAGCGGCAGGTCACCATCGGCAAGCAGACGTTTAAGCTTCCGGATCCCTTCCTCGTCATGGCGACCCAGAACCCCATCGAGAGCGAGGGAACGTACCCCCTGCCGGAGGCGCAGCTGGACCGGTTCATGTTCAAGGTGGTGATCGGGTATCCCTCCGTGCACGAGGAGATCGAGGTGGTGGAGCGGGGCACCGGAGAGCGCCCTCCGGAGGCGAACCAGGTGATCGACACGGAGCAGCTGCGGGAGCTGCAGCGGATTACGGACACCGTGTACGTGCCCCCGCGGGTGATGGAGTACGCGGTCTCCCTGGCGGTGGCTACCCGGGACCCGGGCGGCGTGGGGCTGCCGGAGCTGCGCCGGTACATCTCCTTCGGGGCAAGCCCCCGGGCCCCCCTGAACCTGGTGCTGGGTGGGAAGGCCCTGGCAGTCCTGCGGGGGCGGGAGTACGTGCTGCCCGAGGACGTGCGGGATCTGAGCTTTGAGGTCCTGCGGCACCGTATGGTGCTCTCCTACGAGGCCCTGGCGGAGGAGGTGAGCCCCGACCAGATCATCACCCGCATCCTGGAGCGGGTGCCCCTTCCCAAGGTGCACATCGGGGATCCGTATGGAGACACCCGAGCAGATCTTGAGGCGCCTCGAGTTTAAGGTCGTCCGGCGGCTGGACGGGTTCCTGTTCGGCGACTACACGGGAATCTTCTACGGCCCCAGCCTCGACCTCGCGGAGGTCCGGGAGTACATCCCGGGGGACGAAGTCCGGCGCATCGACTGGAACGTCACCGCCCGCACCGCCCGCCTGCATGTCCGCCAGTACCTGGAGGAGAAGGAGCTCACCGCGTGGTTCCTCGTGGACCTCTCCCCCTCCATGGGCTTCGGCACCCGGAGGGTCCTCAAGCGGGAGTTGGCCGCGGAGTTCTGCGGGGCCGCCGCCTACATCGTGGCACGGCACGGGGACAAGGTGGGGGCTTTGCTCTTCCCGAACCGGATCCTGCTCCCACCCCGGACTGGCCGGCGACACGTCCTGCGGCTGGTGCACGCCCTCACCCGGACGGAGAAGGTTCCAAACGGAGGCCGCACGGACCTCGCGGAGGCCCTCCGCTCCCTGCACCGAATGCTGCGGCGGCGGTCGCTGTTGTTTCTGGTCTCCGATTTTCTGGCCCCGGACGGGTGGGAGGGACCGTTGCGGCACCTGGCCCACCGGCATGACGTGATCGCGGTGCACATCACGGACCCCGCGGAACGGGAACTGCCAGACGTGGGCGTGGTGACCTTCGAGGATCCAGAGACCGCGGAGCAGGTGCGGGTGGACACCTCAGATCCCGCGGTGCGCAAGGCCTACCGGGAGCTCGTGGCCGCGCGGGAGGAGCGGCTGCGGAGGGTCTTCCGGAGTGCGGGCGTGGACGTGCTTACCCTCTCCACCCACACCAGCATCGTGGAGCCCCTGGTGCGGTTCGTGGCGTTCCGGAGGAGGCGGCGGTGGAGTTCACGTGGCCGGTGATGCTGGTGGGGTTGGCGGGTGTGCCTCTGCTGGTGGCGGGGTGGTGGGCCCTGCGCCGCTACCAGGCCAGAGCCGCCACCGCATTCGCGGACCCCCACCTGCTGCCCCTGCTGCGCCGGGGACGGAGGGTGCGGGCACCGCACCTGCCGCTCTACCTGTACCTCGGGGCCATCGTGCTGTTCGTCCTGGCCTCCGCCCGTCCCGTGGGAGCCATCCTCCTCCCCGCGAACCGGGCCGCGGTGGTGCTCGCGGTGGACATGAGCAAGAGCATGGTGGCCACCGACCTCCCGCCCAGCCGCCTGGAAGTCGCCAAGCAGGTGGCCCGGGAATTCCTGCGGACTGTACCCCGCAGCGCCAAGGTGGGACTCGTGTCCTTCAGCGACTACGCACAGGTGCTGGTGCGGCCCACCACCCAGCATCAGGACGTGCTGGAGGCCTTAGAACGCCTGCAGCCCACCCAGGCCACCTCCATCGGCTCAGCCATCCTCACCGCGGTGCGAGCCCTCCCTGGCCGGGAACAGGCGGGGCAGGAGCTCCTCACAGGGCAGCCGGGGATGCTCCCGATTCCGCCTCCCACGCCCGCGCCCACCCAGGAGCCTCTTCCGCCCGGCGCCATCCTTCTGATCTCAGACGGTGTGAGCAACCTCGGTGTGGATCCCTTCCAGGCGGCCCAGGTGGCCCGGCGGTTCGAGGTGAAGATCTACACGGTGGGGGTAGGAACCCCGCAGGGCAGTGTTCAGACGGTGGACGGCCAGCTGGTCTTCATCCCCTTCGACCCCACGGGGCTGCAGCAGATCGCGGCGATCACGGGCGGCCGGTACTTCTACCCTCCCACCAGTGAGGACCTGCGGCGGGTGTACCGGGAGCTGGGCCGGTCCTTCGGATGGGAGCGGCAGCGTATGGAGCTTTCGGTCCTCTTCGCCGCGGCCGGAGCGCTCGCCATGATGGCAGGGGGAGCGCTCTCCCTCGCGTGGCATCGGAGGCTCCCGTGAGCTTCCAGTGGCCCGCGGCCCTGGTGAGCCTGTTTCTGCTTCCCCTCTTGACCTGGGGATACCGGGGGCTACTGCGGCGGCGAAGCGCTCGGGCGGTCATGCATCCGGACGCCGCGACCCTCCTGACCGCCGCGGCCCGGGGAAGGCGCTGGTGGCAGCACCTGGGCGCGATCCTGTTCGGCAGCGCCCTCGCGGCGGCCCTGATGGCGCTTGCCCGGCCCGTGGCGCCGCTTCCGGTCCCCGCCAGCAACGTGTACGTGGTGCTCTCCCTGGACGTGAGCCGCAGCATGCTGGCGGAGGACATCCCGCCGAACCGCCTGGAGGCCACCAAGCGGGCGGCGGTGGAGTTCGTGCGGGCCATGCCCCGGGACGCCCGGGTGGGGCTTGTGACCTTCAGCTCGTACGCCTCCCTCCTGGTGCCGCCCACCACGGACCACGAGCGGGTGATCCGCGCCATCGAGGGGCTCGTGGCGGAGTTCGCCACCGCTATCGGGGACGGGCTGTTGGAGGCCGTCTACGCCCTCCCGGGGCGGGAGCGACCCCAGGACCTCTCCACTCCCCCCCGAGCCCCTCAGGGCAAGCTCCCCCCCGGTACCGTGGTGCTCATGAGCGACGGACAGAGCAACCGGGGCGTCCCGCCCCTGGACGCGGCCCGCATCGCCCGGGATCTCCAGGTAAAGGTGTTCACGGTGGGGGTAGGGACTCCCGAGGGCACCTTCCTGAACCTCGGCGGCCGCATGATCTGGGTGCGCCTCGATGAGGAGACGCTCAAGGAGATCGCGGCCATCACGGACGGCACCTATCACCACGCTTCCACCGCCTCGGAGCTGCGGCGCGTTTACCGTACCCTGGGCCGGGTGATCGGGTGGGAGAAGCGACCCACAGAGGTCACCGCCCTCGCGGCGGCCGCGGCCGCCGTCCTCCTCGCAGGCTCCGTGGCCATCTCCATGCTCCAGCTCCACCGCCTGCCCTGACCTACTGCGCCCACAGGCCCCTCCGGGCCTCCCGCGCCAGGCGCTGGCAGGTTCGGAACCACTCCACGTACCGGACGTTGGGCGGTACGGTGTACAGCCGCGCGTACCCGGATTCCAGCAGCTCCAGGTTGAACAGACGCCCCCCGAGCCACACATAGCCCAGGAGTCTCCTGTAGCGGTCCCGTGGCTCCACGTCCAGCTCCAAACCCACCCGACGCCCCACGAGCCGACCGCGGGTGAACTGGGCCGCGAGACGCGCCACCTCCCGGATGGACGGGCGGGGATCCCGCATCTCCGGGGTGTCCACCCCGATGAGCCGGATGCGCTCCAGATTCCCGTGGACCTCCACCTCCACCGTATCCCCGTCCACCGCGTGCCGCACGGTGGCTTCCAGGACCGCCTCCGGACGCGGCGGGTGGGGGCAGAGGGAGGTGGAGGGGCGCTGCTGCCACAGGAAGAATGCCGCGAGGAGAAGGGCGAGGGAACCGAGGCCCAGGGCACCGCGCCGTCGCATGGGCTACATGGGCTCCACGTCGTGCGGGTAGCTCTCCCGCAGACCCGCGGGGGTGATCCGGATGAACTCCGCGTTTCGCTGCAGCTCCTCGATGGTCCGGGCCCCGCAATAGCTCATCCCGCCGCGCAGCCCGCCGAGGAGCTGCGCGACCACGTCCGCCACCTTGCCCCGGTAGGGCACCCGGGCTTCGATCCCCTCCGCCACGATCTGGCTCAGCTCCTCCTCCTCCACGGGGTGGTCCAGGGATCGCCTACGGGCCGTGGCCCACAGGCTCGCCATCCCGCGGAAGAGCTTGTACTGTTGCCCTCCCTGCACCACCAGCGCCCCGGGGCTCTCCTCCGTGCCCGCGAGGAGGTTGCCGAGCATTACGGTATGCGCACCCGCGGCCAGGGCCTTGGTGATGTCCCCGGAGTTCCGGATGCCGCCGTCCGCGATCACGGGCACGTCGTACTCCCGGGCCACCCGGGCCGCGTCCAGGATGGCGGTGAGCTGCGGTACGCCCGCGCCCGTGACGATGCGGGTGGTGCAGGTGCTGCCGGGCCCCACCCCTACTTTCACCGCATCCGCGCCTGCCAGGATGAGGTCCCGGGCTCCTTCCGCGGTGGCCACGTTGCCCGCGATGAGGGGGATCCCCGGAAACTCCTCCCGGAGCCGCTCCAGGGCCCGGAGCACGCCCTCGCTGTGTCCGTGGGCCACGTCTACCACGAGCACATCGACGTCCTCGGCCGCCAGGGCCGCGGCCCGCTCGAGGTAATCCCCCCGGATGCCCACCGCTGCACCCACCCGCAGACGGCCCTTATTGTCCTTCGTGGCCTGGGGGTAGCGCATCCGGCTCTGGATGTCCCGCTGGGTGATGAGGCCCCGGAGCCTGCCCTGCCTGTCCACGAGCGGCAGCTTCTCCACCCGGTGCCGGTGCAGGATCTCCTTGGCCTCCTCAATCGTCACCTCAGGTGGCGCGGTCACCAGCCGCTCCCGCGGAGTCATCACGCGGGTGATGGGCTGGTCCAGGTCCTCTTCGAAGAGGAGGTCGCGGGCGGTCACGAGCCCCAGGAGCCTTCCCTCCTCGTCCACCACCAGCAGTCCCGCGGACCCGTGCTCCTCCATGAAGGCCACCGCCTCCCGCAGGGTCTGGTGTGGCCGGAAGGTATAGGGGCGGTCGATGACCACGCTTTCGGCCCGTTTCACCCGCCGCACCTCCGCGGCCTGCTGCTCGATGGGCAGGAACCGGTGGATGATACCGATCCCACCCACCCGGGCCATGGCGATGGCCATCTCGCTCTCCGTGACGGAGTCCATGTTGGCGCTCACGATGGGGATCTCCATCTCGATCCCCCGGCACAGGCGGGTGCGGGTGCTCACCTCCGCGCGGGAGGCCACGCCGCTGCGCTTGGGCACCAACAGCACGTCGTCAAATGTGAGTCCCAACCGGAACGTGTCCTGAGGCATGATCCGCCTCCTGGTGGCCGACTTCGGGGGAAGAGTTACCCCTTACGCAGAATGAAGGAAGAAGGGATCATGCGCAACGGGGCCAAGGAGCTGCTGGCCTACCACGAGGCCACCAAGCACTCCTACTGGAGCGTGCGGAGCGCTCCGGGAGGGTTGGACTGGTCCAACGAGCCCCGCCTGCGGAAGCGCTACCGGGGACCGGACCTGCTTCCGCTTCCCCGGGACCTCCCAAGGGGCGGCCTTGCCGCGGTGGAGGCAGTGGCCTCGCCCGGGAGCGAGGGGAGGGGGAGCCTCGATCTCCGCACCCTGACGGCCCTGCTGCATTACTCTGCGGGGATCCTGCGCACCCGCCGCTACCCGGGCGGCGAGATCGCCTTCCGGGCCGCTCCCTGTACCGGGGCCCTCTACCACCTCGAGGTCTATGTGGTGTGCGCGGACCTGGTGGGGCTTCCCGCGGGCGTGTACCACTACGGGCCGCACGACCACGGGCTGCACCGACTGCGCACGGGGGACTACCGAGCCCTCCTGGCCCGGGCCGCGGGAGGGGAGGAGAGGGTGGAGCGGTGTGCGGCGGCGCTGATCGTGACCAGCATGTGGCAGCGGAATGCCTGGAAGTACCGGGCCCGGGCCTACCGGCACGTCTTCTGGGACGCGGGCACCCTGCTCAGCAACCTCCTCGCGATGTCGGCCGCCCATGAAATCCCCGCGCGGGTGCTTGTTGGGTTCGTGGATCGGGAGGTCGCGCGGCTTTTGGATCTGGATCCGGACCGGGAGCTCCCCGTGGCCCTGGTGGCCCTGGGGAGCGGAGATCCCCCTTCGCCGTCGCCCCCCGTAGGACCCCTGGACTACGCCACAGAGCCCATCCTGCGCCGGGAGATCAGAGAGCCCCTCCTCCTCGCCGCCCACGCGGCCTCCTCGTTCAGGAGTCCGGAGGAAGTGCGGACCTGGCGCGACTTCCAGGTTGACGTCCGGCGCGGAGAGGTGTCCGGAACCCTCTACCCCCTTCGCCGCATGCCTCCGGACCAGCTGCCGAGGATCCCCGTGGAAGACGTGATCCTCCGGAGGCGATCCACCCGTCGGTTCGGGAGGACGGCGATTCCCTTCGAGGCTTTCTCGGAGATCCTCCTGCGGGCTACGGGAGCCATTCCCGCGGATTTCGTCTCGGACGATACCTCCCTTGTCGTTCCCTTCCTGATCGTGCACGCAGTGGAAGCACTCCCACAGGGTACGTACGTGTTCCATCGGGATCGAGGGGCCTTAGAGCTCCTTCGGGCAGGGGAGTTCCGGGAGGAGGCCAGCTACCTGGCCCTGGAGCAGCCCGCGGCGGGGTCGGCGGCGGTGGCGGTGTTCTGGATGACGCGGCTGGATCAGGTCCTGGGGTCCCTGGGAGCCAGGGGATATCGGGCTGCGCAGCTGGAGGGCGGGGTCCGGGGAGGGAAGGTTTACCTCCTGGCCCACGCCCTGGGCCTGCGGGCCACGGCTCTCACCTTCTACGACGACGAGGTCACGGAATTCCTCCTGCCGGCCGCTTCCGGCTACAGCCCCATGTTCCTGGTGGTGTTCGGCCCTAGGGCGTAGGGATCCTGGCACGCTTCTTGCCGTCCCCCCCTGCAGGTGGGAAGGCGGATGTGCCGTGGAGGCGTGGCTGGACCGGGTTTCGGTGTCCGGGGAGGACTTCCGGGGGGTCGCCCGGAGGGGGCTCGTGGTGGTCCTGCTTGGAGGTCCCCTGGCAGCCGTCCTCGCCCTGGCCGCGCACCCCGCCTGGGATGTCCCGGAGGGTGGCGGATGTGCGGGCCCTGTGGTTGGGGTTGGCGTTTCTGAGCATCTCTGGATTTTTCCTGGTCCACGCCCTTGCCACCCCGCACGTGCTCGTGGGACCCAACGCCACCGTAGGGAGGGCCGCGCGCCTCAGCCTGTTCGGTGGCGCCCTCACCTTCGCCCTGAGCGCGGTCCCCTGGGGGAGTACCTGGAGCGCCCGCCTCCCCCGGAGCCGGCGGGTGGTGCTCGCCCTCTTCGGGGTGGGGATCCTGGCCTTCGGGGCGGGGCCGTTGCTGGCGGAGCTGCGTCCTTGGCTGGCCACTCCCATGCAGCTCCGGAGGCGTACGGGGGCTACGGGATGCCCTACGCCTCCGCGCCCTCCCCTAGCCCGCGGTTCGATTTCCTGGGCGGTCTCGTGGTCCTGCTGTTCGGGGCCGCCGCGTGGCGGTACTACCGGGACTACCGGACCGCGGGGTTACCTGCCCACGGGGCCCTCGCAGTAGGCCTCGTGTTCCTCTGGAGGTGCTGTTCGCGGGGGACCTCATCGACCGCATCGAGTCCGGCTACAGCGAGGCGGTGTTTGCCCTGGTGGCTGCCCTGGAGGCCCGGGATCCCTACACGCACGGCCACTCCGCACGGGTGGCTCAACTCGCGGTGCTCCTTGGAGAGGCCATGCGTCTTCCTCCGGAAGAGATCCGCTCTTTGACCAGGGCGGGTCGGATCCACGACATCGGCAAGATCGCCATCCCCGATCGCATCCTCTACAAGCCGGGACCGCTTACGGAAGAGGAGTACACCCTGGTGCGACAGCATCCCCAGATCGGCTACGACATCGTACGTCGGATTCCCTCGCTCTGGGGTGAACTCCCTGCCATCCTGCACCACCACGAGTGGTACGATGGCCGCGGATATCCCGCGGACCTGGCGGGCGAGCGGATCCCCCTTTCGGCCCGCGTCCTCGCGGTGGCGGACGTCTACGACGCCCTCACCTCCGAGCGTCCGTACCGGAGAGCTTGGACCCACGAGGCAGCGGTGGCGCACATCCGGGCCATGGCCGGCTCCCAGTTCGATCCCCGCTGCGTGGAGGCCTTCCTCCGGGTGGCGGATCGGTGGCGGGCGCGGCAGGCTCCGGACCCCGGGACGGCGGACCCCTAACCCACCAGTTCCATCCGGTTCTTCCCCAGGGCCTTGGCCCGGTAAAGGGCCTCGTCCGCGAGCTGTAAGAGCACCTTGGGATCCGTGCCGTGGTCCGGGCACAGGGCAACCCCTACGCTGGCGGTGAGGGGTTCTGCCGTGGCCTGCTCGATGCGCCGCCGCAGCCCCTCCAGCACCCGGCGCGCCTGGACCAGGTCCATGTCGTAGAGCACCACCGCGAACTCCTCCCCCCGTACCGGGCCACCACGTCCCCGGCCCGCAGGCCTGCCCGCATGGCCCGGGCCACTTCCCGGAGCAGGTCGTCCCCCGCGGGATGTCCGTAGGCGCCGTTGTAGGCCTTGAAATTGTCGAGGTCCACCAGGGCCACGGCGAACCGGTGTCCCGATCGGGCAGCCCGGGCGCACTCCTGGACCATTACCGCCTCCAGGTAGCGGCGGTTGTAAAGGCCTGTGAGGGGGTCCGTCATGGCCATCTCTGCCAGG includes the following:
- the guaB gene encoding IMP dehydrogenase, giving the protein MPQDTFRLGLTFDDVLLVPKRSGVASRAEVSTRTRLCRGIEMEIPIVSANMDSVTESEMAIAMARVGGIGIIHRFLPIEQQAAEVRRVKRAESVVIDRPYTFRPHQTLREAVAFMEEHGSAGLLVVDEEGRLLGLVTARDLLFEEDLDQPITRVMTPRERLVTAPPEVTIEEAKEILHRHRVEKLPLVDRQGRLRGLITQRDIQSRMRYPQATKDNKGRLRVGAAVGIRGDYLERAAALAAEDVDVLVVDVAHGHSEGVLRALERLREEFPGIPLIAGNVATAEGARDLILAGADAVKVGVGPGSTCTTRIVTGAGVPQLTAILDAARVAREYDVPVIADGGIRNSGDITKALAAGAHTVMLGNLLAGTEESPGALVVQGGQQYKLFRGMASLWATARRRSLDHPVEEEELSQIVAEGIEARVPYRGKVADVVAQLLGGLRGGMSYCGARTIEELQRNAEFIRITPAGLRESYPHDVEPM
- a CDS encoding thermonuclease family protein — translated: MRRRGALGLGSLALLLAAFFLWQQRPSTSLCPHPPRPEAVLEATVRHAVDGDTVEVEVHGNLERIRLIGVDTPEMRDPRPSIREVARLAAQFTRGRLVGRRVGLELDVEPRDRYRRLLGYVWLGGRLFNLELLESGYARLYTVPPNVRYVEWFRTCQRLAREARRGLWAQ
- a CDS encoding SagB family peptide dehydrogenase, whose product is MRNGAKELLAYHEATKHSYWSVRSAPGGLDWSNEPRLRKRYRGPDLLPLPRDLPRGGLAAVEAVASPGSEGRGSLDLRTLTALLHYSAGILRTRRYPGGEIAFRAAPCTGALYHLEVYVVCADLVGLPAGVYHYGPHDHGLHRLRTGDYRALLARAAGGEERVERCAAALIVTSMWQRNAWKYRARAYRHVFWDAGTLLSNLLAMSAAHEIPARVLVGFVDREVARLLDLDPDRELPVALVALGSGDPPSPSPPVGPLDYATEPILRREIREPLLLAAHAASSFRSPEEVRTWRDFQVDVRRGEVSGTLYPLRRMPPDQLPRIPVEDVILRRRSTRRFGRTAIPFEAFSEILLRATGAIPADFVSDDTSLVVPFLIVHAVEALPQGTYVFHRDRGALELLRAGEFREEASYLALEQPAAGSAAVAVFWMTRLDQVLGSLGARGYRAAQLEGGVRGGKVYLLAHALGLRATALTFYDDEVTEFLLPAASGYSPMFLVVFGPRA
- a CDS encoding carbohydrate ABC transporter permease — its product is MYAAALAFTLFAVFPFYWMLITAFKQNRDLYVGATNLQHIPWIFNEPPTLHHVRLLFLNTPYLLWLRNTALVGALVVLITLLVAVPAGYSLARLAGRWGERLGIGIFLTYLVPPTLLFLPFARVVSWLGLQNSPWALVLVYPTFTVPFCTWLMMGFFRSVPRELEEQGLVDGYSRLAVIGRVVLPLAVPGMLTVVIFAFTLVLQEFVYALTFISQVDRMTISLGVPVALVRGDVFYWGSLMAACFLTSVPIAVVYSAFMDRFIAGLTAGAVKG
- a CDS encoding VWA domain-containing protein, with translation MSFQWPAALVSLFLLPLLTWGYRGLLRRRSARAVMHPDAATLLTAAARGRRWWQHLGAILFGSALAAALMALARPVAPLPVPASNVYVVLSLDVSRSMLAEDIPPNRLEATKRAAVEFVRAMPRDARVGLVTFSSYASLLVPPTTDHERVIRAIEGLVAEFATAIGDGLLEAVYALPGRERPQDLSTPPRAPQGKLPPGTVVLMSDGQSNRGVPPLDAARIARDLQVKVFTVGVGTPEGTFLNLGGRMIWVRLDEETLKEIAAITDGTYHHASTASELRRVYRTLGRVIGWEKRPTEVTALAAAAAAVLLAGSVAISMLQLHRLP
- a CDS encoding sugar ABC transporter permease encodes the protein MALRRSAEFPVPAPVAQARRRTLADRESVLGPLLLAPALLYVILLVGVPFVLAILLSFSSAVAGGLEFSWVGFRNFQVLLSDSQFHRALQNTLRFMVVSQLLVMVLATVAAHVLDAAFVGKRLVRSLLLLPWAAPVALSSMAWVWIFDSTFSVINWTAKKLGLLQGWWYWFGDPGLATVAITTVHVWRTFPFATVVILAGMAAIPQEIREAALMDGAGFWRRLFHVNLPMLLPVVAVAVLFGLVFTATDFSVVWLLTRGGPYNSTHVLSTLAFQRGILGASLGQGAAVAIFLLPILLVVAVLLLRVARRAEVGT
- a CDS encoding VWA domain-containing protein produces the protein MEFTWPVMLVGLAGVPLLVAGWWALRRYQARAATAFADPHLLPLLRRGRRVRAPHLPLYLYLGAIVLFVLASARPVGAILLPANRAAVVLAVDMSKSMVATDLPPSRLEVAKQVAREFLRTVPRSAKVGLVSFSDYAQVLVRPTTQHQDVLEALERLQPTQATSIGSAILTAVRALPGREQAGQELLTGQPGMLPIPPPTPAPTQEPLPPGAILLISDGVSNLGVDPFQAAQVARRFEVKIYTVGVGTPQGSVQTVDGQLVFIPFDPTGLQQIAAITGGRYFYPPTSEDLRRVYRELGRSFGWERQRMELSVLFAAAGALAMMAGGALSLAWHRRLP
- a CDS encoding DUF58 domain-containing protein, producing the protein MRRLEFKVVRRLDGFLFGDYTGIFYGPSLDLAEVREYIPGDEVRRIDWNVTARTARLHVRQYLEEKELTAWFLVDLSPSMGFGTRRVLKRELAAEFCGAAAYIVARHGDKVGALLFPNRILLPPRTGRRHVLRLVHALTRTEKVPNGGRTDLAEALRSLHRMLRRRSLLFLVSDFLAPDGWEGPLRHLAHRHDVIAVHITDPAERELPDVGVVTFEDPETAEQVRVDTSDPAVRKAYRELVAAREERLRRVFRSAGVDVLTLSTHTSIVEPLVRFVAFRRRRRWSSRGR
- a CDS encoding diguanylate cyclase, translated to MLEGLRRRIEQATAEPLTASVGVALCPDHGTDPKVLLQLADEALYRAKALGKNRMELVG
- a CDS encoding HD-GYP domain-containing protein, encoding MLFAGDLIDRIESGYSEAVFALVAALEARDPYTHGHSARVAQLAVLLGEAMRLPPEEIRSLTRAGRIHDIGKIAIPDRILYKPGPLTEEEYTLVRQHPQIGYDIVRRIPSLWGELPAILHHHEWYDGRGYPADLAGERIPLSARVLAVADVYDALTSERPYRRAWTHEAAVAHIRAMAGSQFDPRCVEAFLRVADRWRARQAPDPGTADP
- a CDS encoding AAA family ATPase, giving the protein MPLATEVYGQAASTLRNVLFEVKKVIVGQDLMLERLLVALLARGHVLIEGVPGLAKTLTVKTLARVIGGEFKRIQFTPDLVPADLIGTRIYNQARGTFETELGPIFANLVLADEINRAPAKVQSALLEAMQERQVTIGKQTFKLPDPFLVMATQNPIESEGTYPLPEAQLDRFMFKVVIGYPSVHEEIEVVERGTGERPPEANQVIDTEQLRELQRITDTVYVPPRVMEYAVSLAVATRDPGGVGLPELRRYISFGASPRAPLNLVLGGKALAVLRGREYVLPEDVRDLSFEVLRHRMVLSYEALAEEVSPDQIITRILERVPLPKVHIGDPYGDTRADLEAPRV